The Clavelina lepadiformis chromosome 1, kaClaLepa1.1, whole genome shotgun sequence genome segment AATGCTGAAGAAAGCGGCTGAACCAACAAGCAATATGAGGACCAGGGTTGTGTGTTTATATGGATACGACATATACCTGTTGCTTACTTGAAACTAAGCGGGCATTATCCTGTAAAGGCAGAAAGTGCTGAAAGGTAAAggagtttttgttttgagtttGTGAAATAACTTCCAGGTGTGAACTACTTTGCCCTATGTAGGATGAAGGACggtacaaattaattattcGAAATAAAATGCGACGCTCTTAAAATTTCACAGGTTTACGGCTCATGGTCTTCATCCAATTAACAGCAGAGTAATGATATATGATGTCAATGTGGCAAGTTTGTGGTTGagttcatttttcttttgtgcaTTTATAAAAATCGAAACACATTATGACGTGAGAACACTCAGCTTAGcgtttttattgtttcacTTCATTGACAGGAAGAGGCCGATAGAAGCGACGATTAATGAGCGTAGTTAATCGATTGCGGAAGTGTCGTCGCCCAGATCGCGCAAAAGTCGATTTTATATTGATTCTTGCCTGAGCAGTGATCACAGTGGCTGGGCAGTTTGCAGGAAGATAGAATGATCCAAAGTAAATTATTagttgaataaaatttaagtaGTTTCAATCAGACTGAAGGGAATTTGAGGCTATAGACTGACTTCAAGTTGAAGTTTGAAACCAAATCTGAAAAACGAATGAACCTCCCAGATTTCAGAACGTTTTGTGTCACTGAGAGTTTGTGTAATTCAACCGACAACCGCTCAAGAATTTGTTCTCCACAAATTACTGACCTTTCATCCCACGCTGTAAGTCATGCGTGACCAACGTAATACGTCATCAGAGATGAAATCTCTCCACTCATCCTACATAAGCTTGGGACCTCTGATAATGATTGGAGTGGCGGCCGGGGCGGTTGTCTTTTGCTGCGTCTGCATGAACGTTTTCAACCGAGCTTTCGACAGAAGGAGACCAAGTTTACATCCAGCTCGTCCGCATCCCACAACCATCTTCTCATCGACTTGCCGGTAAGCAGAGCTCGCTTAAAGCGTGACCCAACCCTAGCTTTCAAGTTCGAGAAAGTTCCGAggatttagaactttttttcCAGGAATCTTGGCGGATGGGGAAGGCGCCAAAGATCAATCGATTCCGGTTCGAATCTCACTAGCGCTGACGACGAGGGGCGACATCTTCTGGACGTTCCGGTGAAGAAATATTATTGCAAGTTTCCGCCAGATGGCAGCAGGAATAAAGTGAGTCCGCGGGAATCTACCAACGCAGAGTTCCCCGACCAATACGAAGAACATGTTCTGTTTGAAGTCTCAGAGCAGCCGCAGTGATACGCTTGATAAACTCGTTTCAACTTTGcggtttgatttttaaaatccagtttaacagaaaaattgctttttaaattttatttactacATTTGAGGAATTTCTCCTTGAAATCGTTCATCTCGGACAATACGATACGGCTGCTCATCTTTTCTACAAACTTTCTAATTACTGCGTTTCATCGAAAATCTGTGTCGAAGTTATTACAAAACTAAAATGCTGACCATCCTAGTGTGACAAAACAACCTCTTCACCAACAAATAATGAGCGGGAAAGCAGCGAAGcccaaaaactaaaaatgtgCAGAAATGTTACAACCATTCGCAAGTTTCACTTTGTGCTTGCCAAGAAGCTGCTGCTGCCGAAGCTCAACCTTCTGAGTGTTCCCGGTGAAGTTCCATCACGGGGATGACGACTTGTGAGCTTGTCGTCAATTTCTCATAACACCAAACCGTCAAAAGTGCAatgaaaattatgacgtcacaaaaagttgattatgACGAATGTGTAAAAGCGAGGCAGCAACGTCTTCATAAGCGTCAAAGATTCAGTgtgaatttttgttgtttcccCCCCTTTTTGGTGGGTATTCCATTAAACAATCAGGATTTTATGATGACGCGAGCGATATTCTAGCATTGCGAAGGAATATGTGGGAGGTGGCAGGGTATAGGATTGAAACACGCATCGCTGTCAATAAATTTAGAAGTAGTATGGGAAATGATGTGGTGGTGTGGATTGGGTTTCTAGACTGGCCTAAGCCAAGTCTGACTGTTGACTCCGCTAGTTATCTGACTCCGTTgttttactgtctctatattgcttcttaaatcaataccaacttcataaagtttaaattgttatattgtccgaatagttgtatcgaattagcaatatttacaccatgatcccactttcataataattcagtaataacttcagtTTTACAGAACcagggaaataactcagagaagagagaatttccaagatCCGTTTGTAAGAGCTATTGtaagagagcgatttaaaccaaacatttctttttataataaagtattgaccaatcagcGCTTCCAAATTACTTCTCTATCCACGTGTACATGTTATTCTAAGGTTTTTAGCACACAGAAtttaaaatcgatttataCCAGTACAgaaaaaaccacttgacacacttactacATCACATGTTGATTTGAAACTACGATTTGATTAAAGATGCTAGAACCAATTATTGCTACCATAACAACGTGTCGCATACACCACGTGTCGTGTTACTTTA includes the following:
- the LOC143458563 gene encoding uncharacterized protein LOC143458563 is translated as MRDQRNTSSEMKSLHSSYISLGPLIMIGVAAGAVVFCCVCMNVFNRAFDRRRPSLHPARPHPTTIFSSTCRNLGGWGRRQRSIDSGSNLTSADDEGRHLLDVPVKKYYCKFPPDGSRNKVSPRESTNAEFPDQYEEHVLFEVSEQPQ